In Opisthocomus hoazin isolate bOpiHoa1 chromosome 3, bOpiHoa1.hap1, whole genome shotgun sequence, a genomic segment contains:
- the LOC104331118 gene encoding ly6/PLAUR domain-containing protein 2 — translation MKTLLIGLLLGLAYVELAQSLRCYTCKEPTDISKCKTPTLCPPKSMVCTTTLHSVDSGYPFFGNITVTRSCEEECLPSGGIGASKPKSCCYTDLCTDDTKSSNGVGSNSAALGLMAMVVGTLLQCTL, via the exons ATGAAGACACTCCTGATTGGGCTTCTGCTTGGCCTGGCATACGTAGAGTTAG CCCAGTCCTTAAGATGTTACACGTGCAAGGAACCAACAGACATCTCTAAGTGCAAAACACCCACCTTGTGCCCCCCAAAATCCATGGTGTGCACAACAACGCTGCACTCCGTAGACTCAG GTTACCCCTTTTTTGGGAACATCACCGTGACCAGAAGCTGTGAGGAGGAATGTCTCCCCTCTGGTGGGATAGGGGCGTCCAAACCCAAGTCGTGCTGCTACACTGACCTCTGCACCGATGACACCAAGAGCAGCAATGGAGTGGGAAGCAACTCTGCAGCACTGGGTCTGATGGCCATGGTTGTTGGCACGCTCCTCCAGTGCACTCTGTAG
- the LOC104331117 gene encoding prostate stem cell antigen yields MKAFLVLFLGAVLCLDSGSSLQCYRCVSQLSNSKCQMKEDCKDNETCKTDVIRVVGLFNIISKGCDSSCQSLYQDFGVGNRNISCCSSDLCNANAAGSVRYSYGMAAGIAASVLWPFLNNRL; encoded by the exons ATGAAGGCTTTCCTCGTCCTCTTCCTGGGAGCAGTCCTGTGCCTGGACTCAG GTTCTTCTTTGCAATGTTACAGATGCGTGTCACAGCTCAGCAACTCCAAATGTCAGATGAAGGAGGACTGCAAGGATAACGAAACATGCAAGACAGATGTGATCA GGGTTGTAGGGCTCTTCAACATCATCAGCAAGGGTTGTGACTCATCATGCCAATCACTCTATCAGGACTTCGGCGTGGGCAACAGGAATatctcctgctgcagcagtgaCCTCTGCAATGCCAACGCAGCAGGCAGTGTGAGGTACAGCTACGGGATGGCAGCAGGGATAGCAGCCAGTGTGCTCTGGCCATTTCTGAACAACAGACTGTGA